A DNA window from Pogona vitticeps strain Pit_001003342236 chromosome 2, PviZW2.1, whole genome shotgun sequence contains the following coding sequences:
- the ESM1 gene encoding endothelial cell-specific molecule 1 — protein MSTFQVFALFLVLLPLHGGATWSAKYAVDCPESCNSNECKNPLHCKRTVMDDCGCCRVCAAALGETCYRTVSGMDGVKCGPGLKCQFFSEEDDFGDEFGICKECPYGTYGLECRRTCNCPSGICDRVTGKCLKFSFFQLAVSKPPNRLNLIPHTENDMGSGDGNSVKEDFVKEKNIHSPIMKWLNPR, from the exons ATGAGCACTTTCCAggtttttgctttatttctggTTCTACTGCCGCTGCATGGCGGAGCTACCTGGAGTGCGAAATATGCCGTAGACTGCCCTGAGTCCTGCAACAGCAATGAATGCAAAAACCCTCTGCATTGTAAGCGGACGGTGATGGATGATTGCGGGTGCTGCCGAGTCTGCGCTGCAGCCTTGGGCGAGACTTGCTACCGGACAGTCTCAGGGATGGATGGTGTCAAGTGCGGCCCCGGGCTGAAGTGCCAGTTTTTTTCTGAAGAGGATGATTTTGGTGATGAGTTTGGAATCTGCAAAG aATGTCCTTACGGTACCTATGGCTTGGAATGCCGGAGAACATGCAACTGCCCATCTGGCATATGTGACAGAGTGACGGGGAAGTGTTTAAAGTTCTCGTTTTTCCAGCTGGCAGTATCAAAACCTCCCAACCGACTGAATTTAATTCCACATACAG agaATGACATGGGATCAGGTGATGGTAATTCTGTAAAAGAGGattttgtgaaagaaaaaaacattcattCTCCAATAATGAAATGGCTAAATCCTCGCTGA